The segment GCGAGTACCGGGCGCATCTGGTGACGGTGATGGCCAAGCGGGCGGTGGCTGCCGCGGGTTGACGATGTCTATCTCGCCATCGCGAAGGGCCGGCTCTCTCGCCGGCCCTTTTTGATTGGCGCCAGCGATCGCCGTACACCTCGGGCAATCCGCTGTGGCGACTCTAGATCTTCAGGCGATCACCCAACACGCTGGCTATCAGAGCTCGATCCCATCTTTCGACAATGCGGTCGGCGTGGATGTCCAGTCCGTCGGATGAAGTCCATGCGACAGGCGGCTGAAGATCCAAGATGACATACACGATCCAGTCCGAATATCCGTCCTTGAGGATATCCTGTATCCCGCTCACCAGTTCACGCGTCAGGAACTCGAGCCGATAGATGGTGAGATTCTGGTCCGCGTACCCGCTCTCCTCATCGTAAAGAAAGTAGTCACCATTTGCGTGACTATCGCTCCTGCCATGTGCGCCTAGGTACGCGTCCAGCCGCTGATAGAGAGCGTCCCAGACCTCCGTGTCGGGCATGTCCGGCTCGTCTTTTGCCACCCAAGTGTCCTCGTGGCCGACCCAACCAATTGCATACGTACCCATCTCCTTACCGTGTGGCGTGATAATCCTGATATGGCTCGACCACTCGTCAGGCTTGTCCGGTACAGACATTCGAATGAGTTGGGCCCAGCGTCGGCACAGCGATATCGCAGCATCTTCGGAAAATTCCTCAGGAACGTGCACGTAGAAATTAGGTGTCTCAGGTTCCCAACCCGCCACGACTCTGACGGGGGCAGCGTCGGCGGCGAGCTCTGTCATCTGAGTGGCGATCGCCATGGTGTCGCGTCGTTTCATCGCTAGGGCAATCCTCTTTCTTCAGTGTCTCTTAATGGCTCTACTGCCTGTTGTTATTGAGATACTTGAGGTAGGCTCGAATTTCCGGGTGCTCATGAGTCATGATGTAGTCAAGTAATTCGTTGGCTTCAGCCTCAGTCATACTGTCCGCTTTTATTCCCTTTCTCTTCATCCAATCGTTAACAACCTCGGCTACGACGTCATTATATACTCGATGTTGGGTGTTATAGGTGTGAGACCTCGGCTTCAGGGGGCCGGTGGTGGCGCGCTCAAAGACCTTGAGCGCCCTGTCCGACAGTCCTAGGGATTTATAGACTTCCTTCGGGATGATGTGATGCCCGCCAGGTTTGAAAGGTCGGAAATTGGGGCTTCCCCTGGACGCTTCTCCAATCGTTCGTCCGGCGGCAGTACCTGTAGGAGAGAATGTTGCGGGCGCCTTTTGTGTCGGTGATCGTGGTGATGGACCGGGCTGGGAACTCGATGCTGACGGCGCCTTGGTTGCTGGGGGCGTGGCCGGCTTGGTAGGTGACGACTTCGGCTGGCCAAGGGCTCCGAGTGGAGCAGGAAGCGGAGGTATTGCGGGCTTTTCCCAAGGATCCGGACCGCCACCGCCGGCCGGTGGGCGTGACTGCACCGATGGAAGGGTGGGCCTGCCTGCCTTGTCTCTGTCCCGGTTTTGGACGAGCTGAAGACGCGGAGAGCCCGTTCGAGGATTGGGTATGTCGTGGAACCCTGCCGTTAGCGGCCGAGCGATCATCTCGGCGATGGCGAGATCGTGGGGGCTCTTCGCGTTGATTCTGCGCCAGGTGTCGATCTCCTCGACGAGAGCGGCGCGCCAATCGGCGACACTTTCAGCGGGTGTACTGGGCGATAGCAATTTTTCTGCGATTTGTAGGCCTCGCTTGATCGCGTAGACATTGTCCACGGTCGCGGAGTCGTTGCGACGGAGGCCGGCTTGCCAGTCGCGGAAGCGTTGCCACTGGGGCAGTGCTAGTTGCGCGACCAGAGGGACGAGATCGCGGCGCGCAAAGTCGTACGGCGCTTGTGTCATCTGCGTTGCCAGCAGGTCGACCAGCGCCGCATTCGGGGCGGGCTCAGTGCCGGCGGCGTTGTGGTCGAGGCGGGTCTCGATCGCCTGGCGGTGGTCGGCGTCGAGCGCCACCCAGTCGCGCACGGGAATCTGCGCGGGGTCGGTCAGGCCGTCCTTCAGCACGCGCGCCAGCACCTGCTCGGCCAGGGTCCGGGCGCGGGCCTCGTCGGCTGCGGCGACGCTGTGCAGGGTGCGGATGGTGGCGGCGCGCACCGCCGGGTCGACGATCGCTTCGGCCTGCCGCAGGCGCCATTGCGATACCGACGGTTCGCCGTCCGGAGGCGTGGCGTTGAGGATTTTCGCGCGGGCCTGCCGGGTATGCTCGCGCGTTTGCGCTTCGGCGAGCAACGCGTCGAGTGCGGCTCGGTCCTGATCCTCGATGTGCGCGGCGTAGCGGGTGCGCAGGTCCTTTGCACGCCCCGGATCGCGCTCGACCGCCGCCTCAATCGCCGCCACCAGCGTGTGGCTGGTCTGCCGGCGCAGCGTCGCCTCGGTCAGCGCGGAGTCCCAGTGGTGACGTTCAGCCTGCTCGTTGACCTCCGCGCGCGTGGTGCCCAGGGCACGGCGTAGCAGGGCGTCGTCGCTCCAGTGCAGACGGGCGTCGGCCTGCATCTGCGCGATGCGCCGTTCGCCGGCCTCGTCGTACCATCGGATGCGCTCGGCTTCGGTGTGGCGCTCGACCTGGGTGCTGAAGCTCGCCAGCCGGCGTTCGCTGAGGTCCCGCAGCATCTGGCGCTGGTCGTCGTCGACCATGGTCGCCATCTCGCGCGCCTGGGCCTCGCGGTAGGCGTCGATGACAGCCGGTGCCTTCGTCAGCGCATCCTGGCCCTGCAGGTTGAGGTAGCCAGTCTGCGGATCGAACAGCAGCGACTGCTCGGTCTCGCCAAGCCGTGCGTCGGCGCCCTTGACGATCGCCTCGTTGTCGCCAGCGAGGTGCTCGGACAGCACCGTGGCGACGCCGGCGGCGCCTTCGGCGGCCTGCAGGCCGAATTGCAGCTGAGGTGAGGGGCCGAACTGGCCGGCGATGGCGTCGATGGCAAGGTAGCCGCCGCCGGGCACGCCCTGCGTGCTCACGCCAAGCGGCTTGTAGGGTGGGATCCAGATTCTGCCGGCCATGCGCGTTCCGCTTCTGGGGCACGGCGCGGCGCCGTGGATCGGGCGCGCAGGATTCGCTGTGCCTTCGCGAGCAGGCTATGACGGGGCGCGCGGGAAGCCGATTTAAACCCCTACGCGTGTCGCCGACGGGGCTTTGGTCCCACGGAGAGAGGCAATATTTCCACCCCTACGCGTGTCGCCGTGGCCGGGCCGGCCCGGTCATGTATCGGGTGAAGGACATGGCAATGGCATGGCTGGTCGGCCGACTCGGTCATCGGCCGTGGATGTCACTTGGAAGGACCAGGGTCGTCACGCAGCCAGCCGCCTCTCATAGTCCTGCGCAAGACCCTCCAGCTGCCCCGCGCAATTGCCGCGGAACGACGGCCCATGCATGATCGCCAGCGTCTTCGGCTTCAGCGCGCCGAGCCGCCGCAAGGTCGGCGCCGAGTTCGGGCCGACATTGACGAAACCCATCGCGCGCTCGACCTGGATCGCCGGCGACACGACCTCGCTCTCGGTCAGCGCCGGCGCGGCGCCGACCTGGGTGAAGATGTCGCTGCTGAAGAGGGTGCTGGTGGTCTCCTCGTACATCATGCCGGCTTCCCAGTTGTGTGGCACGTGCGGCGTGTCGAGGCGGCGCAGGCGCTTGCCGCCGATGTCGAGCACCTCGTCGTCGGCCAGCACGCGCGCCTGGCGATCGCAGACGTCGCCGAGCCAGAGATTCACGCCCATGCGGCCGACCGCGGGCTGCGCCTGGGGCGCGGCGGCGAGGAACTGGTCGAGCCCGCCGCATTCGTCAGCCTCGACATGGCTGAAGCCGATCCAGCGCAGCTTGCCGATATCCGTCACCTTGCCGATCGCTTGGGACACGGCGGGGAAGAGGGCGCGCTGGCCGCAATGGAACAGGAAGGGCTCCTCGCCCATCACGAGGAACTGGTTGAAGGTGAAGCCGGTCGGGCCGACCTGCGGCAGGAAGGTCGAGATCCGGTAGATGCCGCTCTCGATCTCGTCGATGGTGGTCTGCATGGGGCAACTCCGCGCTACGGGCTGGTTCGCATACCTTCGGTATGTAAAAGACATATGGTATGGTGCCTGTCAATGACCAGGACGAGGCGCGAGGAATATTCCGAGGCGACGCGGCGGGCGCTGCTGGCGGCGGCGCGCGCGCTGTTCGCCAGGCAGGGGTACTCGGCTACCGGCATCGAGGCCGTGGTGCGCGCGGCGCGGGTGACGCGCGGCGCGCTCTATCACCATTTCGAGGACAAGCGCGCGCTGCTCGACGCGCTGGTGGTCGAGCTGCAGGGCGAGGCGAGCGTGAAGGTGCGCGAACGCGCGCTCAGCAAGCGCTCCCGGTGGGACAGCCTGGAGGCGGGGATCGAGGCCTATCTCGAGGCCTGCCTCGAGCCGGCGTTCCGCCGCATCGTGCTGCAGGACGCGCCGGCGGCGCTGGGCATCGCGCGCTGCCGCGAGATCGACTACGCCGAGGCGCTGGGCCCGATGGGCGCGGCGCTGGCGCGGCTCAAGCGTGACGGCGAGCTGAAGGTCGAGGACACCGGTCTGCTGGCGCGCATGCTGGCGTCGATGACCTGGGAGATCGCCCTGCTGCTGGGCGACGCGGAGGATCCGCAGACCCTGCGACGCCATGCGCAGCGCATCATCAAGCGCGTGCTGGGCGCGTTTCGCGTTCCACCCCCGTCATCCTGACTTTGATCTTACCTTCCCCCGGAGGGGGAAGGTGGCGCGGAGCGACGGATGGGGGATGTCGAAGACGGACTCCGGCGTTCGTCTTCGACATCCCCCATCCGCCCTTCGGGCACCTTCCCCCTCCGGGGGGAAGGTAAAGCTGCCGACGACCCCAAAGTGTTACTCAGCGGCCAGTGCGGGCACGGCGGCGGGAGCGGGAACAGGGAGGGCCTCCTGCGCCGGCTGCTGCCGGCGCACCCGGAACCACGCCGCGTACAGCGCCGGCAGGAAGATCAGGGTCAGCGCCGTCGCCACCAGCAGGCCGCCCATCAGCGCGATCGCCATCGGGCCCCAGAACACCGAGCGCGACAGCGGCACCATCGCAAAGATGGCGGCGGCGGCGGTCAGAAGGATCGGCCGCGAGCGGCGCACCGTCGCCTCGACGATGGCGTCGTAGGCCGAGCGGCCGGCGCGCATGTCCTGGTCGATCTGGTCGACCAGGATCACCGAGTTGCGCATGATCATGCCCGACAGCGCGATCACGCCCAGCAGCGAGACGAAGCCGAAGGCGGAGTCGAACACCAGCAGCGCCAGCGACACGCCGATCAGCCCCAGCGGCGCCGTCAGGAACACCAGCGCCAGCTTCGAGAAGCTCTGCAGCTGCAGCATGAGGAAGCCCAGCATCAGGAACAGCATCAGCGGCATCAGCACGAAGATCGAGCCCTGGCTCTTGGCGCTCTCCTCGCTGTCGCCGCCGACCTCGATGCGATAGCCCGAGGGCAGCGACGCGCGCAGCGGCGCCAGCGCCTTGTCGATGCGCGCGGTGACGTCGGGACCCTGCACGCCGTCGGCCACCATGGCGCGCACGGTCATCAGGGTCTCCTTGTTGCGCCGCCACAGGATCGGCTCTTCCAGCTCGTATTTCAGCCGCGCGATCTGGCCCAGCGGCACCGGGCCGTTGGCGCCGCGCACGGTGATGCCGTCGAGATTGTCGAGGCCCAGCCGTTCGGGCGCCACGGCGCGCGCCACGACGTCGATCAGCTCGTCGCCCTCGCGGAACTGCGTCACGGTCGTGCCCGACAGCA is part of the Alphaproteobacteria bacterium genome and harbors:
- a CDS encoding MBL fold metallo-hydrolase — its product is MQTTIDEIESGIYRISTFLPQVGPTGFTFNQFLVMGEEPFLFHCGQRALFPAVSQAIGKVTDIGKLRWIGFSHVEADECGGLDQFLAAAPQAQPAVGRMGVNLWLGDVCDRQARVLADDEVLDIGGKRLRRLDTPHVPHNWEAGMMYEETTSTLFSSDIFTQVGAAPALTESEVVSPAIQVERAMGFVNVGPNSAPTLRRLGALKPKTLAIMHGPSFRGNCAGQLEGLAQDYERRLAA
- a CDS encoding helix-turn-helix transcriptional regulator gives rise to the protein MTRTRREEYSEATRRALLAAARALFARQGYSATGIEAVVRAARVTRGALYHHFEDKRALLDALVVELQGEASVKVRERALSKRSRWDSLEAGIEAYLEACLEPAFRRIVLQDAPAALGIARCREIDYAEALGPMGAALARLKRDGELKVEDTGLLARMLASMTWEIALLLGDAEDPQTLRRHAQRIIKRVLGAFRVPPPSS